In a single window of the Leifsonia sp. 1010 genome:
- a CDS encoding branched-chain amino acid aminotransferase, which yields MTSTSISLTSGPTETSGLLWNVTRNEAARDAATRAEILADPGFGNHFTDHMVDICWSAKGGWHRPRVSPYGPIQLEPSAAVFHYAQEIFEGLKAYRHEDGSIWGFRPEANAARMQRSAYRLALPELPVEHFLDSIKQLIAVDGDWVPDAPETSLYLRPFMFAKEAFLGVRPANKVAYYLIASPAGAYFPSGVAPVSIWLSDRWSRAGKGGTGAAKTGGNYASSLLPQSEAYEHGCAQVLFLDSVEGKYLEELGGMNVVLVRRDGTLVTPESDSILEGITLDSVLQLARDRGHAVERRKVTLDEWRDGVESGDIVEVFACGTAAVITPIGELKSDTFTVGDITAPPGELTMSLRQELTDIQYGRERDRHNWMYRLDA from the coding sequence ATGACTTCGACCAGCATCTCCCTCACCAGCGGACCCACCGAGACCTCGGGCCTGCTCTGGAACGTCACCCGCAACGAGGCCGCCCGAGACGCGGCGACTCGCGCCGAGATCCTCGCGGACCCCGGCTTCGGCAACCACTTCACCGACCACATGGTCGACATCTGCTGGTCGGCCAAGGGAGGGTGGCACCGTCCGCGCGTGTCGCCCTACGGCCCCATCCAGCTCGAGCCGTCGGCCGCGGTGTTCCACTACGCGCAAGAGATCTTCGAGGGCCTGAAGGCGTACCGCCACGAGGACGGCTCGATCTGGGGCTTCCGCCCGGAGGCGAACGCCGCCCGCATGCAGCGCTCGGCCTACCGCCTCGCGCTTCCCGAGCTGCCCGTCGAGCACTTCCTCGACTCGATCAAGCAGCTCATCGCCGTCGACGGCGACTGGGTGCCGGACGCCCCGGAGACGAGCCTGTACCTCCGGCCGTTCATGTTCGCCAAGGAGGCGTTCCTCGGTGTGCGCCCGGCCAACAAGGTCGCGTACTACCTGATCGCGAGCCCGGCGGGCGCGTACTTCCCGAGCGGCGTCGCCCCGGTGTCCATCTGGCTGTCCGACCGCTGGTCGCGCGCCGGCAAGGGCGGAACGGGTGCGGCAAAGACCGGCGGCAACTACGCCTCGAGCCTGCTCCCGCAGTCGGAGGCGTACGAGCACGGTTGCGCCCAGGTGCTCTTCCTCGACTCGGTCGAGGGCAAGTACCTCGAAGAGCTCGGCGGGATGAACGTGGTGCTCGTGCGCAGGGACGGCACGCTGGTCACGCCCGAGTCCGACAGCATCCTCGAGGGCATCACCCTCGACTCGGTGTTGCAGCTCGCCCGCGACCGCGGTCACGCCGTCGAGCGCCGCAAGGTGACGCTCGACGAGTGGCGCGACGGCGTGGAGTCGGGCGACATCGTCGAGGTGTTCGCGTGCGGCACGGCCGCGGTGATCACCCCGATCGGCGAGCTGAAGTCGGACACGTTCACCGTCGGTGACATCACCGCGCCTCCCGGCGAGCTGACGATGTCGCTGCGCCAGGAGCTGACGGACATCCAGTACGGCCGCGAGCGCGACCGCCACAATTGGATGTACCGCCTCGACGCGTAG
- a CDS encoding 2-dehydropantoate 2-reductase N-terminal domain-containing protein: protein MGDGTVFAVVGPGAVGGLLAWLLHRAGHDVVAVGRPATVEAIRRDGIEVRSELFGDGIERVPAVTEVPAGASVLLATKAYGLDDVLPGVVAARPAEVISFLNGVEHMEPLRSALPGVPVAGASIAVSALRASTTVIDHRSPFVGIEAPQAAAGFASVVALTDAGPSVRVGGSEAEVLWAKFRLLASLALLTSYWRQPAGSALSEDPELTEGVVREVVACSAAEGVPTSELDLVRALRSVPGGMRTSLQEDLAADAPSELDAIGGALLRIGERHGIPTPSLARILSALGSNA from the coding sequence ATGGGTGACGGGACCGTGTTCGCCGTCGTCGGACCGGGCGCGGTCGGCGGCCTCCTTGCGTGGTTGTTGCACCGGGCCGGACACGACGTGGTCGCGGTGGGTCGCCCGGCCACGGTCGAGGCGATCCGGCGCGACGGCATCGAGGTGCGGAGCGAGCTCTTCGGCGACGGGATCGAGCGTGTCCCGGCCGTGACGGAGGTGCCCGCCGGGGCGAGCGTCCTGCTCGCGACGAAGGCCTACGGGCTGGATGACGTGCTCCCCGGCGTCGTAGCGGCGCGACCCGCCGAGGTGATCTCCTTCCTCAACGGCGTCGAGCACATGGAGCCGCTGCGTTCTGCGCTTCCGGGTGTGCCGGTCGCGGGCGCATCCATCGCGGTGTCGGCGCTGCGCGCATCCACCACCGTCATCGACCACCGGAGCCCGTTCGTCGGCATCGAAGCGCCCCAGGCGGCGGCCGGCTTCGCCTCGGTTGTCGCGCTCACCGACGCCGGGCCGAGCGTCCGCGTCGGCGGGAGCGAGGCGGAGGTCCTCTGGGCGAAGTTCCGCCTGCTGGCCTCCCTCGCCCTCCTCACCTCGTATTGGCGGCAGCCGGCCGGGTCGGCCCTCAGCGAGGACCCCGAGCTGACCGAGGGGGTCGTCCGTGAGGTGGTCGCCTGCTCGGCCGCCGAGGGGGTCCCCACGTCCGAGCTCGACCTGGTCCGCGCCCTCCGCAGCGTGCCCGGCGGGATGCGCACCTCGCTCCAGGAGGACCTCGCCGCCGACGCCCCGAGCGAGCTCGACGCCATCGGCGGAGCGCTCCTGCGCATCGGCGAGCGGCACGGCATCCCGACGCCCTCCCTTGCGCGCATCCTGTCGGCGCTAGGCTCGAACGCGTGA
- a CDS encoding fumarylacetoacetate hydrolase family protein, with the protein MKIARFSHTREGSSTPAIDYGIVDEDALVVLAGDPMFVGFETTGERVPLGKVGSLLAPVIPRSKVVAVGKNYREHAAEMGGEAPGEPLLFLKPNTAVIGLGDAIVVPPQSERVDYEGELAVVIGKIARNVRAEDAAGHIFGYTVANDVTARDLQEKDGQWTRAKGFDTFCPLGPVIETELAPDAVLRTRLNGELKQEAPISDMVHDIPSIIAYASSVFTLLPGDVILTGTPSGIGPMKAGDTVEVEVEGVGSLVNPVRAPK; encoded by the coding sequence GTGAAGATCGCACGTTTCAGCCACACCCGCGAAGGCTCATCGACGCCCGCCATCGACTACGGCATCGTCGACGAGGACGCCCTGGTCGTGCTCGCCGGCGACCCGATGTTCGTGGGATTCGAGACCACCGGGGAGCGCGTCCCGCTGGGCAAGGTCGGCTCGCTGCTCGCTCCGGTCATCCCGCGCTCGAAGGTCGTCGCGGTCGGCAAGAACTACCGCGAGCACGCCGCCGAGATGGGCGGGGAGGCGCCGGGGGAGCCGTTGCTGTTCCTGAAGCCGAACACGGCCGTGATCGGCCTCGGCGACGCGATCGTGGTGCCGCCGCAGTCCGAGCGCGTCGACTATGAGGGCGAGCTGGCCGTGGTGATCGGCAAGATCGCCCGCAACGTCCGTGCGGAGGACGCCGCCGGCCACATCTTCGGCTACACCGTCGCGAACGACGTCACCGCCCGCGACCTGCAGGAGAAGGACGGCCAGTGGACGCGCGCGAAGGGCTTCGACACCTTCTGCCCGCTCGGCCCGGTGATCGAGACCGAGCTCGCGCCCGACGCCGTGCTGCGGACCCGCCTCAACGGCGAGCTCAAGCAGGAGGCGCCGATCTCGGACATGGTGCACGACATCCCGTCGATCATCGCGTACGCGTCGAGCGTGTTCACGCTGCTGCCGGGCGACGTCATCCTCACCGGGACGCCGTCCGGGATCGGCCCGATGAAGGCCGGCGACACCGTCGAAGTGGAGGTCGAGGGCGTCGGGTCGCTGGTGAATCCGGTGCGCGCCCCGAAGTAG
- the gltX gene encoding glutamate--tRNA ligase produces the protein MSDSIAHPFSEATGADVRVRFCPSPTGTPHVGLIRTALFNWAYARHTGGKMVFRIEDTDAARDSEESYQQILDALRWLRLDWDEGIDVGGPHGPYRQSQRYGIYSDLIQKLRDSGHIYESFATAEEIEARNVSLGRDPKLGYDNFERDLTDEQKAAYRAEGREPALRLRVPDDDLSFDDLVRGEITFKAGSFSDFVVVRPNGHPLYTFVNPVDDALMGITHVLRGEDLLSSTPRQIALYHALIDAGVTTFVPRFGHLPYVMGEGNKKLSKRDPESNLFHHRDRGFIHEGLVNYLALLGWSLTHDRDVFSLEEMVAAFDVKDVNPNPARFDLKKAESINGDHIRLLDVADFAERTIPYLAAAGVVEEPLTPAQHEVLAQAAPLVQERVQLLGETPGMLGFLFTDAASLAVEPDARASLPDNAGEVLAASLGALELVPEAEWNHEAIESALRDALVEGMALKPRVAFGPLRVALSGRRVSPPLFESMEILGKAETIARLDRLSADLG, from the coding sequence ATGTCTGACTCGATCGCTCACCCGTTCTCCGAGGCCACCGGCGCCGATGTGCGCGTGCGCTTCTGCCCGTCGCCGACCGGTACTCCGCACGTCGGCCTGATCCGCACCGCCCTGTTCAACTGGGCGTACGCGCGCCACACGGGCGGGAAGATGGTGTTCCGCATCGAGGACACCGACGCCGCCCGCGACAGCGAGGAGAGCTACCAGCAGATCCTGGATGCGCTGCGCTGGCTGCGCCTCGACTGGGACGAGGGCATCGACGTCGGGGGCCCGCACGGCCCGTACCGGCAGTCGCAGCGGTACGGCATCTACAGCGACCTCATCCAGAAGCTGCGCGATTCCGGCCACATCTACGAGAGCTTCGCGACGGCGGAGGAGATCGAGGCGCGCAACGTGTCGCTCGGCCGCGACCCGAAGCTCGGCTACGACAACTTCGAGCGCGACCTCACCGACGAGCAGAAGGCCGCCTACCGCGCCGAGGGCCGCGAGCCGGCCCTGCGCCTGCGCGTGCCGGACGACGACCTGAGCTTCGACGACCTGGTGCGCGGCGAGATCACCTTCAAGGCCGGGTCGTTCAGCGACTTCGTCGTGGTGCGCCCCAACGGCCACCCGCTGTACACGTTCGTGAACCCGGTCGACGACGCGCTCATGGGCATCACGCACGTGCTCCGCGGCGAGGACCTGCTGTCGTCGACCCCGCGCCAGATCGCGCTCTACCACGCGCTGATCGACGCGGGAGTGACCACGTTCGTCCCGCGGTTCGGCCACCTCCCGTACGTGATGGGGGAGGGCAACAAGAAGCTCTCCAAGCGCGACCCCGAGTCGAACCTGTTCCATCACCGCGACCGTGGTTTCATCCACGAGGGCCTGGTGAACTACCTGGCGCTGCTCGGCTGGTCGCTGACGCACGACCGCGACGTCTTCTCGCTGGAGGAGATGGTGGCGGCGTTCGACGTGAAGGACGTCAACCCGAACCCGGCGCGCTTCGACCTGAAGAAGGCGGAGTCGATCAACGGCGACCACATCCGGCTCTTGGATGTGGCCGACTTCGCCGAGCGCACCATCCCGTACCTGGCCGCGGCCGGCGTGGTCGAGGAGCCGCTGACGCCCGCCCAGCACGAGGTGCTCGCGCAGGCGGCGCCGCTGGTTCAGGAGCGCGTGCAGCTGCTGGGCGAGACGCCCGGGATGCTCGGCTTCCTCTTCACCGACGCCGCGTCCCTCGCGGTCGAGCCCGACGCCCGCGCCTCGCTGCCGGACAACGCGGGCGAGGTGCTGGCCGCGTCCCTCGGTGCGCTGGAGCTGGTGCCCGAGGCGGAGTGGAACCACGAGGCCATCGAGTCCGCGCTGCGCGACGCCCTGGTCGAGGGGATGGCGCTGAAGCCGCGCGTCGCGTTCGGCCCGCTGCGGGTGGCGCTCTCGGGCCGCCGCGTGTCGCCGCCGCTGTTCGAGTCGATGGAGATCCTGGGCAAGGCGGAGACCATCGCGCGGCTCGACCGGCTGTCGGCGGACCTGGGCTAG
- a CDS encoding NAD(P)/FAD-dependent oxidoreductase → MTGVTATPALEPSYEVVVIGGGPAGLSAALNLARARRRVLVVDGNRPRHAATLLAHGFLTRDGVSPLELRRMGREEVDAYDNATVVFAQVGAVSVEGDGFRVTARGVRGGADVDVRTDTVLIATGVTETMPAIPSIRAFYGTQLHSCIECDGFESAGQPLALIGETDDLAERALLLTQWTDDLIVFTNGVAPVGEDEERTLARLGVRVERRPIDDVVGEKGVMTGVRLADGTVVERAGGFLRPVWSPSLSFVDALDLDRDADGYLLTDADGRTSLPGVYAAGETTAPGPQQLIVAAGSGAVVAAAVNRDLIGLSLEDAPVL, encoded by the coding sequence ATGACCGGTGTGACCGCGACGCCGGCTCTCGAGCCGTCCTACGAGGTCGTCGTCATCGGGGGTGGCCCCGCTGGGCTGTCCGCGGCACTGAACCTCGCTCGCGCCCGGCGACGCGTGCTCGTGGTCGACGGAAATCGCCCGCGTCACGCGGCGACCCTGCTCGCCCACGGGTTCCTCACCCGCGACGGTGTCAGCCCGCTGGAGCTGCGCCGGATGGGCCGGGAGGAAGTGGACGCGTACGACAACGCGACCGTCGTCTTCGCCCAGGTCGGCGCGGTCTCGGTGGAGGGCGACGGCTTCCGGGTCACGGCCCGCGGGGTGCGCGGGGGCGCGGACGTCGACGTGCGCACGGACACCGTGCTCATCGCGACCGGTGTGACGGAGACGATGCCGGCCATCCCGAGCATCCGCGCGTTCTACGGCACCCAGCTGCACAGCTGCATCGAGTGCGACGGCTTCGAGTCTGCCGGTCAGCCGCTCGCCCTGATCGGCGAGACCGACGACCTGGCTGAGCGCGCCCTCCTGCTCACCCAGTGGACCGACGATCTGATCGTCTTCACCAACGGCGTCGCGCCCGTCGGCGAGGACGAGGAGCGCACACTCGCCCGCCTCGGAGTGCGGGTCGAACGCCGCCCGATCGACGACGTGGTCGGCGAGAAGGGCGTCATGACCGGCGTCAGGCTCGCGGACGGCACGGTCGTCGAGCGGGCCGGCGGATTCCTGCGCCCGGTGTGGTCGCCCTCCCTGTCGTTCGTGGATGCCCTGGACCTCGATCGAGACGCCGACGGCTACCTGCTGACCGACGCGGACGGCCGCACGTCGCTGCCCGGCGTGTACGCGGCGGGGGAGACGACGGCACCCGGACCGCAGCAGCTGATCGTCGCCGCGGGCTCCGGAGCGGTGGTCGCGGCGGCCGTCAACCGCGACCTCATCGGGCTCTCGCTGGAGGACGCCCCCGTTTTGTAG
- a CDS encoding alpha/beta hydrolase, protein MPEAAPNVVLVHGAYADGSSWSKVIPRLQAAGLGVTAVQHPLTTLQDGVEITRRAIALNPGPTVLVGHSFAGMIVTEAGIDPAVSALVYVAARAPDAGEDYGALAKTYPLPPASAGVVWSEGRGRLSEEAFLRDFAGDLPPEEARVLYAVQGPISDTLFSGRTTHAAWRDKPSWYAVSTEDRTINPDLERFMAKRMGATTIEIAASHVSLVSHPAEVSDLILAAARWAA, encoded by the coding sequence ATGCCTGAAGCTGCACCCAACGTCGTTCTCGTCCACGGCGCCTACGCCGACGGCTCGTCCTGGTCGAAGGTGATCCCCCGCCTACAGGCCGCTGGTCTGGGGGTGACGGCGGTGCAACATCCCCTCACCACACTCCAGGACGGCGTCGAGATCACCCGGCGCGCCATCGCCCTGAACCCCGGCCCGACCGTGCTCGTCGGGCACTCGTTCGCCGGAATGATCGTGACAGAGGCCGGCATCGACCCGGCCGTCTCAGCGCTCGTGTACGTCGCGGCTCGGGCGCCCGACGCCGGAGAGGACTACGGCGCGCTCGCCAAGACCTACCCTCTACCGCCCGCATCCGCCGGGGTGGTGTGGTCCGAGGGACGGGGTCGTCTCAGCGAGGAGGCCTTCCTGCGCGACTTCGCCGGCGACCTCCCGCCGGAGGAGGCGCGGGTTCTGTACGCAGTGCAGGGACCGATCTCCGACACGCTTTTCTCCGGCAGGACCACGCACGCCGCCTGGCGCGACAAGCCGAGCTGGTACGCGGTCTCGACGGAGGACCGGACGATCAACCCCGACCTCGAGCGCTTCATGGCGAAACGGATGGGCGCCACCACCATCGAAATCGCCGCCAGCCACGTCTCGCTCGTCTCGCATCCGGCGGAGGTCTCCGACCTCATCCTTGCCGCGGCCCGATGGGCCGCCTGA